The genomic interval AAGAAAGACACATGGTTTATTTCAAAATTGAAATTATCTGGATCAGAAATTCTTGCCTCTAGTTTAATATCATCCTCATTTTTCATTATTGTAAAGTCAGGTCTTAAATAATGATTTTCGAAATTCTGAACCATAACAAAGTAATAGTCATTGTATGCAATCCCAATACTTGCATGTGTATGATATTTGTTTAAGATATTATTCTTATGTCCGTCATTGCAGCAGAGTTTATCATTATACATCATAGAGTGTTGTAAATCACTAACTGCCTTGTATTGATCAATTATTGGGCAATAGAATTTTGTTTGATCGTAACATTGATCGGACACAGTATAGTAGTTTTGAGTACCATTTTCAAGAACATAACTTATTTGACCCACATTTTGTTGTACATAACCGGTTCCATTATAAAACGAATAAAGCATAAACGGCTTAAAACCATCCATGGTTATATGTGATATAGTCTTTGTTTTCAATAATTCGTTTGCATGAATTTGAGCAGCAGTATTATTACTCAAAAATAGTGATGGAAGATTATATTTTTTTCGATCATCATTGATTTGAGATAATGCAAAATTCTTTAAATCTTTAAGCGATTTTGGATGATCGTTATCATTATGAAATAGTATTGATTCTGATGCGTAAGTCAGAATTACACTATTGAAAGTTAAGGCAATAATCAAAAATGAACCAACTAATAACGGTTGGTATTTTCTTACCATGAACAATAAGACTCTCTCAAAATAATATTTTTATTTTTTGTGATAATCATGCAGTAAAATCTTTCTAACAAGTTTATATTATTGTCAAGAAATATGGCAATTACAGGTTCTCAGGGTCTTTTTCACATGGTTTCGCTTGTTAACCTTTGTATCGTTTGTGATCTTCTATAATCAAAGATTTTTTGAAGATTGCGTCTGACGAGGCCTTCCATCATTTTCCCGCCGAAATAATTTGGTAATTCAAATTCCACATTGTCAATGACAAGGGTCAAGTCACTCTTGACTTCTTCGAAAGTATGAATGTGTCTCCATTTCTTAAATGGGCCATTTATCATTTCGTCAACATATTGATGTAATCCCGAAATGGTTATTTTCGATGTCCACTTTCTATCTAATAGGATCATTTTTCCAGATAAGGTAACCAAGAGACCATCCCTAAAGTGCGATGAAGGACAATGAATTATTTTTAAACCAATACTAGGAGGAGTAATCAACTCTAAATGTTTGATCTGGGTATAAAAATCCCATACGTTTGCAATTGATGTACCAACAGTGAATGAATTTTCAAACTTCAAATTCTAAAGCAGATTTATTATCATCATTTTCTAATATAAGATATTCATTTCCTTCATTATCTTGGAATGTCGTATGTAATCCCATGGTTGATTTCTTTTGGTTGTGCGAGATGACAACGCCTTTAATTCGCATTTGTTCCAAGGTCTTCTCAAGATTTTCCGTTCTAAATATAACTATCGGTAACGGCTTAGATTCACGAATTGTAATCAAAGACCTGGGAAAAAGAATTAGCGTTGGAACAGTCGAATTGGGTGGAGCGAGCTGAATTAAACGGGTTTTAGAATCCAATCTAGTATCCTTAACAAGCTTGAACCCTAATTTTTCAACCCAAAATTCTAATGATTCCTGTTGATTATTTACAAAAATCATTATTGAAGAAATACTAGTAATCATATAGACGATTTAGTTTTATTCCATTTAGATCCATTCGTCATTAATTATGTGATATATTTTTTTTCGTATATCGTCTAAATTGGTTTTTTCAACAATTAATCCCTGTTCTTTTAACTCCTCTAAGCCCGTTTGAACTGTTCTTCTCGGCAAATTTGTAATACTAATTAATTCACTTTGCTCCAAAGAATTTCTGGTTTTTATGATATAATAAATAAACTTGGTCGCAGGGCTTCCTTTCGCAATCTTCTTCATGCTTGATATTCCATAACTGGATCTAGAAAGAAACCCTTTTCTTTGTGACTCGATTGACATGATGTTTTCAAAATTTATTTCACCCAAGTTTACTCTTTGTCCGAATTCTGCTATTAGAGCCGATTGTTGGATCTCCAATGGAGTTTCGAAAATGATCCGATTGGGTGAAATTTTAGAGGTCACAGAGCCAACTACATTCCACTTGATATTTCCTTTTTCATCATAAATACTTACGGCATATCCCAAATTACCTTCTAACAGAATTTTCTCTGCACCAACAGTAAGTGCTTCGTTAATTTTTGCAATTGTCTGATCAAAAGAGAGCTGTCGTCTGGGATCTTTTTTGCCTATTTTCCAAAGGGGTGTAAGATTTTTTGAATTTAACTTATCATATATCTCTTTTTTCTTTTCAATGGATAATTCTATATTATTTTCGCCGATCTCCATAATATCGAACCCCAATCGGTGTACATCTTCAATATATGTATCAAAAGATTTTTCCAACAAGGCATATTCTGTGAGAGTGCTACCAACAGATACCAAGATGTCGTGATCGTGATAAAAGGATATTCGCTTTGCTAATTGATCATCAGAGATCATCAATGGCAAAGCCCCATAAATCTTGACCATATCAATAATTGGGGAAATTACTTTGAAATTTTCATTATCAAATCCATGAAATTTATCTATTACATATGAAATCCCTTCAGCACGCGGTTTTTGCCAGTCAATCCTCTTGATTGACAAATGGTCGAGCATAACTTACAATGAAACTACCTATATATTGAATATTCCATCTATCTGGAAGGAAACTGTCCTCAATATTCCGTGCTAATGAATTTGTCGCCACCAAAAGTCGGATTACGTGATCAGGTTATGATGCCTTAAACGTGATTAGTAAATAGGACGAGTTTGTTTCTCAATCCTTTAACAGTTGTTTCTAAATTACTTCGATAGAGTCTTCAGAAAATCCCTTTGACAATAGAAATTCCGTGACCTTTGAGCGATGGTCACCTTGTAATACAATCATTCCATTTTTTGCTGTTCCACCAGTTCCAATTGATTTTTTTAACTCATGAGCAATAGACTCCATCTGACCCTGGTCAGAAAATCCCTTGATGTTTGTTACTCTTTTGCCTCTTTTAATTACATAGAGCTGAACTGTAATCTTTAATTCATCTTCATCGAGTCTTTTTAGTAAGTCGCCAAATGAATTATCATCTTCTAAGGGAAAAGATTCAATCTTATTTTTTTTTGAACCTGTTGGTTTCTCTTTCTTTATCTCGGATATAATTTTGCTACCTAACCATGATATTTAATTTTTGTTATTCTTTTAGGACTTGTAATCTTTTTTTTTGTGGATTTCTCAAAAATGGTCGCCATAAACACCTAGTATGAAAATTTAGAGATTAAAAGTTATTTGAGAGAAAGCTTTACAATAAATCAGCAGCATTTACTTAAACTAGCTTTTCATCAATAATTGTTTATTATTTCACTATATACAAACAAAAACCATAGTAAATAAGAAATTTTAAGTTTGTATGGCTATTACAAGATAACTTCCTTTGTTAAAGCTGATTAAATTTGCAATTTTTGCTTTAAATCCATACTTCTCATTCCTTGATTTCAGGATGTCGTTTTTTTCTAAAGAATCAACTATATGAGCCCTTCCTGAAACCCACTTTCCTTTAAGTGTCCCCTTATAGTCACAAGGAGCGATTTTAACTTCACTGTTATTCTTGATCCGTTTTACCTTACCTGTTTTTTCTTTGGTTACTACATAGATAGTATTATTTTTTTGAACAAACCAAACTGGAGTCTTTACACTCTGTTTATCCTTTCGATAAGTTTCAAGATTTATATAAGATGTATTTTCGAAGGGCGAATTTTCTGCAGTCACATAAATAATAGATGATTACAAGTTATAAACAATTGCTGAACTTGAGAAGGACTTCATATTATGGACAATAACTAATGTTAAGGGATCTTTGATATCGATAGTTTAAAAATACACCATACATATGAACCAAGATGTTTGTGTAGATAGGGAAAAAAAGATTATCTCATCATTAGAATTGAGGGTAACATGTAGGCAAACAGATTGGGAGACAAGAATTAACAGGTTAGGCAGACTTTGAGTCTACTATGAAGTTAATTATTATCAGGTAAATCGTCTTAAAAGAGATGTTAAAGATGGTAATAGAGATAGCTTGGCTTCAGAGACAATTTTAGCATTGTAGGTATTATTCCTCTTAAATCGGGATATGACGCAAACAATTTAGCTATTTTAACTTCAAACTTGGCCATGTATAATGTAATCCAGGTATATGAACACAAATTAAGTTATGAAAATATAGTTCCTGGTGAGACGGCACACAAAGACTTGACGAATAAGTTGACGTTTCCATGGCCAATGAGATAATTCTTACAGCAAGAGCAATAAAGGTTCAAGGCACTTTACGTGGACAATCAAGTCGAGTTTTTCGTAATACACAAATTTAGTGGCATTAGTTCAAAATAAATATTCATAGATTTTACTAATGATAATGCTGAAACTCAGTAAATGAATTTATTTGATATTTGACCAAAATCAAAGATTACGCTGTGGTATCAACATATATACTTATTTTCATTGAAATTAATATAGATTCATGCCGTCGTTTAATTTTTTTAAAAGAAAGGGCAAAGACGTTTCAAAATTAAATCAGAAACAAAATGATATTCAAGCAGATAAACCAGTTCCGTCATCACAAAATCTAGGAGACAGATTGACAATTGAAGAAGCAAAAAACTTGTTAAACAGGATAGAGAATGGATTAACTCGGAGTCTTTTGATGGGATTGGAAAAAACCTTTCAAGAAACAAATCTAATTTTTCAACACATCAATGCCACCGCAGAGGACCTAGAAAATGAGGAAATAGAGGTTGAAGAAGAAAAACTTGCACCGCTTGTCAAAAATACTAAAAATACTATCGTAAGGGCATTGAAGAGAGAGTCTTCAAATATTTTAACCATTCCTAAAACTTTTGACGAGTTTGTAAAATTTAAAGAATCACTTGACGCTTCCATTAACAGGTTTGGTGAAGTTACTAGCTCCCATAGTCGTATCGTAAATACATTCATGAAAAAGCATGCAAATAGTTTGAGGGGAGATTTAAAAAAAATAAGCGACATTTCAGAAAAATTGAGCGACGAATTTGAGGAGTTATCCATGGAAAAAAAGATCGTAGAAGAATGTAGGTCTAACTTCTCAGTTTTAGAGGCAAATATGGATGAGAGGGAGAAATCTGCAAAGGCACTAGAAAAAATCGACAATGAATGTACAAAAATGGAAGAAGAAATCAAGAGAAAGGAAAATGAAATAAATAATCTAAAAGGATCATCAGACTATTCAAAAGCTCTAAAATACTTGCAAGAAAAAGAACAGATCGATAAAGAGAAAAAATTTTTAATAGAAAAATTGAATCGAATTTCAAGTCACTTATCCAAAGCAGCAAACAAATATTCCTACGGTCTAACCAAAACAACAATTGAAAAGATTGATACCATTGTGAATAAACCCTCAGAAATAGCATGTAAGCCGGATATATCAGATTATTTGAATCTAGTGAGGGAAATGAAAGAATCTGTGATGTCAAACAAAATCATCCTAAAAGATTCAAACAAGACTATTCAATATTTTGATATGCTTACTAGTGAGTTACCAAGTTTTAAAAGCGAAATTCTTAAACTTGATTTGAAGATAGACAAGTTAAAGGATAAGGATAAGGTTACCATTCTAGATAAACTAGGTCAAAATCAAGAAGAAAAGAAGCAAGAAGTGGAACACTGTATGGCAGAAAATCAAAGAAAGGAAGAGATTTTGAAAAATAATTTGAAGATCAAAGAACAAATAAAGACTACGTTGAGTAATATTGAAGAGCAGTTACATAGGTTATCTACAAAGAAATACAAGATAATTGTAAATATCGACGAGTAAAGCGTGTAGTTTGCTAATAGTTCATCAAAAGGAAACAATTCCTTACCTTACCTTAGAATATACTAAGACAGAAAGAATGAAATTTTACCAAGACTCAAGTAATCTAATCTAAAATAAATATTTACTAGGAGAACTTTTCAATTATGGATTCATGTTGAGGGTAAAGAGCCAGCAACTCAGATTTCTTACCCATTTCAAAATCCGCAAAATCAAATCCGGGTGAGACAGTACAACCCACCAACGAAAATGATTCTTTGTCGTCTACCTCAGCGCAAAACCATGAATTTTCTCTTACTATATAGTGAAGGCAGCATTTGTCATCCTCAAGGTTATTCCCCAATTTTACTATTGTAGGAAGCTGTTCATCACTTAAGATATAAATAATCATGGGACTTCCAAGATAGAAATGCCAAATTTCATCATTTCTAACTCTATGAATAGGAGAGAATTGACTTTTATTTAACAAATAATATATTAGTGTAGAAGCAGGACGTAAATTTCTTTCTGGATGTTCCTTTCTTTTTGCCGAGTACAAGTCTTCATTATTGTGTATGGGTAATTTATCGTATGAGACGAAAACGGTAGATCGATACGTTTCTTTAAAATTCCCACCTTCATATGGATGTGTTTGCAAATTCAATTTCTTTATTAAGAATTCAGCGTCGATCAACATGTACCAAATAATTCGATTATATTAAAATTATTCCTGAGAAGTCATATCTCCCTTCGTGATGAGGACAAAGGGATTATAGCAAGATAGCGAATATAGATTACCATCTTACATTTTCGTTGACGATCTAAATCAAGGTTCATTTTTCCCTAGAGCTTTGACCCTAAAAATGGAAAGTTCTTTAGAAATTTTTCTACGTTACATAAGATATCGTTAAACCCATACTTATCAAATATTTCAGTTAAGCTAAGATTTCGTATTAAAATAACTATATAGCCTCTCATCATTGCACGCTTCGATTAGTTTTGATGGGCCGTTTAGCCTCATTACTCTAATTACTTTTTAGATGTTAGGTAGACTTCCAATCGTGTTATTATTAAAAAAATACTATAGCTATTCTTGAATTTTAGAAATAATTATATCATGTACACCTTGTGGTATCGATAATTCTAACAAGGTCTTGTTGTCTTCATTTCTCGCACTTACGGTTTCAACTGGCAATCCGTCAATAGATATAGCAACTGGTTCTTCTTGAATGGGCATTAATTGTAGAGACAATGATCCAGGATATGGGTAGATATTGTTGATCGTAAAGCTAAATTGGTTGCCACTAGCATTGTAATTTAAATAATCAATCTGAATTAAACTAGAGAACTTGTATCCTAATACTTTAGATGAGGAAATACTTACTATTTGAAAGTCATTTATTTTCATATCGTCGATATCCCCACCAACGCAACTATAAAAGTACACATTGTTCTCTATTGCGGTATCTGGAACAAAAGTAAATTTAAGGGTTTGGTATGGTTTCAAGGTTGGAATTACCGACTTTACAGAATCGATTTGAGTGCTATTTCTGTCATTAACGATTGCAAAGAGAGTGATATTGTTTAATTGAATGGGGCTAGTATTTGTTATGTTCCCGTATAATTCCTTGTGATTACCTTGAGGGATAACAGGATACTCTAATGTGAATGTATTAAGTTTGGTGTTAGGTATACTTGCATTTCTGCTTTCAAAAATAAATGGTTCTGAATTTACCGCATCAGGAAATATTGTAGAATTGATTTTAAATTTGAATGGAAATGGTTCATTATCTTTCGATAATATTGAGTTATATGGTTCCTCAGTAATGATTTCGTTACTGTTTGTGATATTATTATGAGTCTTTACTCCGACCAAAACAGATTGAGGAAAATCTTGGTAGTCAGATTTTGCAACGGAACCGACAATAATTGTATTATTGTCACTATCAAAATAAGAGGAATAATTCTTTACGAAAGCTCTAGGATTTTCAGATGAAATAATTTCTGGTTCATTTGTAAAACTAAAGATTTCTGATGGGTAAAATAAAATTAGTAAGATTGCAAGGAAACTGACAACGTATAAAACATGAAGAGAATGATTGTAGGTTTTTGACAATCATAAGACTAGTACTGAAATCAAAATATAAGTCTTATTATGAGTGAAAAGGTAATAGTACCAAACAAAGAATTTGACAAGTTTATTTCTAAAAAATTCCTACAAAAACCTACGAATTAAACTATATCCATTTAGTCATTATCAGATAAGACTACCTAGAAACAGTTTATCTAGTTATTTGTTTTCATAGATAAAAGTGAATAATAATAGTTACAAGAAGTTCACCAAAATTTTGGTCCCAATAGATGGGTCAGCGGGTTCCATGAAAGCCGCGGAGTATGGTGCAGATATTGCTCAAATCTATGGAGGCGAAATAGTGGCTTTGCACGTTTTATATTCTCAAAGTGGGTTTGCATTTCACACCGAGACCGTTACAGGAACCATAACCACTAGTTCCTTAGATGATTTAAACACCGAAGCAAAACACGAAGCGGAAAAATGGTTTAATCAAGTTAACGAAATAGCAGAAAGAAGCAAAATAAAGGTTAAAACCGAAGTAGTTCTTACTGTAATTTCAATTGTAGAAGCTATTTTATCATATGCAGAAAAGGAAAGAATAGATCTGATTGTTGTTGGTTCTAAAGGAAGATCGGGCTGGAAAAAATTGATTCTTGGAAGCGTTGCATCAGGGATCTCAACTTATGCTCATTGCCCTGTGTTGATAATAAAATAATCCCATGGAAAAGAACTAAAAGGATGTTAAGGAGAATGTAATAATAATATGAAGTAACCATTGTTGTCATTTCCCACACAATGTCAAATATAGATCTCATCTAGGACAATATCATACTCGATGCGATTACCATAGAAATCATTGTTGTAGTGAGAAGTCCAAACATCAGGTATGGTATAATTCTAACTAACACCATCCCCTTGTGCATATTTGATTTTGGATTGAATAACCTTGTGCGTGTTCCATGTAATATATGAAAATATACGATGAGAGATAAGGGTCCGAATATCAAGATGAGGATACTTTTTGTTGTAACAGCAAGAGTTTGAATATTGAAATTAAATAACAATCCAAATAGGATCAGACCACTAACAATAGAAATAGTAGATGCAAGGATTATTAACTTGCGTATTTTTGGCAGCACAATAGCCAAACTTCCTGTTCTATTGGCAGGTCTAATTACAAAGATTACGACAAATGTAGCACTCCACCATAAAAGAGAGAAGATCATATGGATACCTTGGATTAGTGCGATAAATTCGCTAATCAAGATGAGACACGATAATTACCCCTAATCAAATTTCTAAATGTTTCTAATATCTATTTTGGTTCATTTCAGTTTTACCCTCAGAAAATAAATTATTTTTCAAATTATCATTTAGCCTAAATATTTGAGACGGAGATAGTTGCGCAATCCTGACAGAAGAGATATCGGAAATAGCAGATTTATCTAGATTGCCCTTGTAAAGTTTATTAAAATAATTCAAAACAGATGAGACCGTCTTTTTTCTGAATGATAGTAAAAATTGTACATCATTTATGGCTTGCAGAGACAGAGGAGAAGCTTTTGGACATAATTCAACCAAAATGGAATCAACCTTAGGTTTTGGAGAAAACGATGAGGGAGGAACTTTGAGTAATTTGGTAATCGAAAACCGATATTGGGACAAAATAGAGATGGCCCTGTAGTTCTTATCTCCTGGTTTAGCTATTAGTTTTTCAACAAATTCTCTTTGGAGCAAGATAATTCCGCGTTCAAATCGCTTTTGACATAACCATGATAATGCCCTGCGACTTTCATAATAAGGTAAACTAGAAAAGAAAACATCAAATAGTATGTTCGATTTTTCATTTAGACCATCGAGGTTAGATAGGTCTAGATTGTCAAATATCAAATGTTCTTTAGATTGTTCATATATCTTTGAATCCAGTTCGAATGAATGTACGAATTTAGAGATTTTACAGAGTCTCTTAGTCAAAATTCCATTTCCAGTTCCCACCTCATATACTATATCTTCTTTGCCAATTCCAGAAAGTTCCACTATTTTATCCACTATTTTTGTATCGATAAGAAAATTCTGACCCAAGTTTGATTTGTTCTTCATTTGAAAATTAAAATTTTTTTTATACAAGAGTTATGCTATAGTCAGCATCATTTAGGAAATGTTATTTTCTGACAAAAATGTTCATTCTAGTTTCTCCTGAAATCTCATCATAAATTCTTTTTGCTATTAACTTTGATGCATCCCGCAGTCCGGTCCTTTCTTGTAGATCCAAAAAAGACTCAAATTTACGTTTATCTCGTTCGTCTAAAATAGATTTCATATAAGTTTTCCCTATTCCGGGGATAAGTTCCAAAGAATGAACCCGTGGCGTCATGGGTTGAGAAGAATTAAAGTAGTCTATAAATCGCTTTTCATTAACATTTACAATTTTTTCAATCACTGTTGGCAATTCATTTTTAGCTGATTGAGATATGTGAGTATAGTCTAACCTTCCCAGTACGCTCACAATTTTTTCCCTTCCATCTTTGCCAATATATACGCGCTCACCAATGCTAAATTTCTCATTATTGATCCCTAGCAATTCTAATAAGGTCAAATGTTCCTCCCCAATCGCATGAATAATTACCCCCTCTCTCATTCTAACAATAGAAGATTTCCCATTTTGGATGTAATCTAAGATATAGGCGTATTCTTCGAATTTACGAGGAGCAAAATTATCTCCTTGTCTGCTGTAATTATTATCTCTATTTGAATTAAACCTTGACAAGATACGTTTTACCTTTACTATTATACTTAGAAACGACTTTTTATTTAACTTTCAACATCAGAAGCAGATTTTACTACATCTGTTTCTTCCTTGCTTTTTGAGAGTAAGATGGCTTTTATCTTTTCTAACTTTTCTGTTACTATTAGCTTTTTCCAACCGAAAGTAAATGCTCTCAACTCCTCAATCGACCTTGGCATAACGTTCACCAATTCTACAGATTCTTCAATGGTCAAATCACCTTCAGAAGCAAGTTCGCCGACCATTTCTTTAGCGTGTTCATATTCAACTTTAGAAAATTTCTTTGAATAATCATAGGTCCATCGTTGAATCTGATCCATTTCATCCACTGGTATTGTTTCTAGAATCTTTTTTACTTCTGATAAAGTGACAATCTCTCTTTTAAGTACTTCCGGCAAATCCAACACACACTTTACATTTAACCTGTAATTGGTCGAATGTGATTTAGCTTTGTTTGCAAGTATTTTGGCTTGCTGCCAAACTTAACCATAACCCTTAGTGTACGTCTTCCGACCTCTTCTATAATTCCCACTTTACCTTGGAAACGCCTATGTGGCATTGTATTATGTTCACTTGGATCGATATCTACAACTACTTTATCTCCTGGTTTGTATTCGATTAACAAATAAGATATACCGGTAATTTTATTAGATTTTGTTAGTACCGACCTAGATTTTCTCCTAGTTCCGTGAGATGAAGGCATGGTTCTCATTTGTTGATGCCCTAATAAATATTATTTACAATAAATATTCTCTAGGACTAAATTTTTTGAGGATCGGTAATCCCTGATTCGTCTATGGAAAATACTATTTCACTTTCAGGATGGTTGGGCGAATCCACCATTCTGGCAATCCTATTCCTGTTAGATTTTCTAAGAAAAATCCTATAGGTGCTTGAATGAGCAAAGATATTTCCACCAGCTGCTTTGAATGAAGTATTTCCGAATCCTGTTTCTGGAGAAGATTGTACTTGATTGGCAAGTAAAACAGCAATCTGATGTGTTTGAGCTATCCTCATTATTGAATGTACAAGTTTATTCATTCTCTGTTGCCTTAATGAAAGCGCTGATAATCCAAGGTATTCTGAACGATACAGAGAAATAGCAGAATCCAATATTAGCAATTTTATATTTTGTGCTTCAATTATGCGTCTAGATTCGGACAAGATAAGTTCCTGATGAGAGGAGCTATATGCTCTTGCAACAATGATATTATCAAGTGTTTGGCTTGGGTTTTGACGTCTGGCCCTGCTTATTGTTTCGATTCTCTCGGGTCTAAAAGTGTTCTCAGTATCAATATATAGAGCTCCACCATCAAGGCCTCCTTGATTACGATTCAGCTGAACAATAACGCTTGCAGTATGACACAGTTGTGTTTTCCCTGAACCAAATTCTCCATAAACTTCTGTAATAGCGCCAGTTTCTAACCCCCCACCAAGGAGTTTATCAAAATTCTTGGACCCTGTCGAAATCCTACCGATTTTTTTTCTCTTGTCATATATCGTAGTTGCGGGGGTAAACCGCTTTTCCATTATTCCTACATCCTCAAGGTATGCTATAGCTTGATTATATATGAAATTGCAATCATCCATGCTTATTCCTGACTTTGCAGATAATTCAAACGGCCCTTCTATCACAATATCTTTAAGAGATAATAACCCCGTTTTTTTTAGCTGAGAAAGTAGCTCAGTAGGTAAATCACTCAATAGATCAATAGAAAGAGATTCTTTCTTAGATTTATGATCAAATGACGAATTATCAGGGTCAGAACCATGATTCAAAGTATAGAATAGTTTTACCTAAACCAATATTTCAATAATACTAAGCAAATAGATTGAACATTATAGTGGATAAATATGCGTAAACTTATTCTCGCAGAATATGATTTATGTGCAATCAATCAAGCTAGTGAAAATACATTAATGCTTTTTTTTCAAATAATGTTTTCCTAGAAATAAACTATATTAGATTAGTGAGTAACAAAGAGGTCTAGACGTGATAGTTGACCTAAACCTCAAGGATCGAAATGTACTTGTTATTGGTGCGGGTAGGGAAGGCGCCAAGAGAATAGAGAATCTTTGTAAACAGGGTTGTCAAATCATAGTCTTAAGCGATGTTGTAAATGATTCACTTTACGAAATAGAATGTGTTGAAAGATATCCAATCATAATAATCAGAAGAAGGATCAAAGACATGGATTTTTTAGACAAATTCAATGATATTTTTCTCATTCTTGCAGCTACTAATAATCAATCTCTCAACAAGACAATAGTAAAAGAAGCTAAGAAAAGAAATATTCTCTCTTACAGCATTGATGGCTCATCATCTGGCGATCTTTTTTTCACCTCAACGATAAGCTTTGATAATGTTGTTCACATAGCAGTTTCCACATCAGGAAAAAGCCCGTTGATGAGCAAAATGATAAGAGATAAGATTGAAAATAATATAAAAAATATAATAGGGCAACAAGATATCGATAATATAAGAATTCAAGAATTTGCCAGAGAACAGGTCAAAAAGTACATAAAGGATCAGCATGAAAGACGAAACTTTTTGTATTGCTTAGTTTATGATAAGGAGATTCAAGAATTAATATCCAAAAAAAACATTGATAAGGTCAAAGAAAGAATCATTAAAGCATTAGACAAATGGGAGGGCAACAAGATCAGATGACGCTGTATTTGGGAGCACAATCATCACAATTTGTCAATTTAAGAGTAACTTTCAAGAACTCCCCAATTCATATTTTAGAAAAATTTGCATTTAAGGATATTTTTAGTGCTCATCAGCATTTGTTAAATTCATCTGAATTGCAGGAGTGTATAATCTTGCAGACATG from Candidatus Nitrosocosmicus hydrocola carries:
- a CDS encoding DUF655 domain-containing protein — encoded protein: MSRFNSNRDNNYSRQGDNFAPRKFEEYAYILDYIQNGKSSIVRMREGVIIHAIGEEHLTLLELLGINNEKFSIGERVYIGKDGREKIVSVLGRLDYTHISQSAKNELPTVIEKIVNVNEKRFIDYFNSSQPMTPRVHSLELIPGIGKTYMKSILDERDKRKFESFLDLQERTGLRDASKLIAKRIYDEISGETRMNIFVRK
- a CDS encoding RNA polymerase Rpb4, whose amino-acid sequence is MPEVLKREIVTLSEVKKILETIPVDEMDQIQRWTYDYSKKFSKVEYEHAKEMVGELASEGDLTIEESVELVNVMPRSIEELRAFTFGWKKLIVTEKLEKIKAILLSKSKEETDVVKSASDVES
- a CDS encoding 50S ribosomal protein L21, with amino-acid sequence MPSSHGTRRKSRSVLTKSNKITGISYLLIEYKPGDKVVVDIDPSEHNTMPHRRFQGKVGIIEEVGRRTLRVMVKFGSKPKYLQTKLNHIRPITG
- the radA gene encoding DNA repair and recombination protein RadA gives rise to the protein MNHGSDPDNSSFDHKSKKESLSIDLLSDLPTELLSQLKKTGLLSLKDIVIEGPFELSAKSGISMDDCNFIYNQAIAYLEDVGIMEKRFTPATTIYDKRKKIGRISTGSKNFDKLLGGGLETGAITEVYGEFGSGKTQLCHTASVIVQLNRNQGGLDGGALYIDTENTFRPERIETISRARRQNPSQTLDNIIVARAYSSSHQELILSESRRIIEAQNIKLLILDSAISLYRSEYLGLSALSLRQQRMNKLVHSIMRIAQTHQIAVLLANQVQSSPETGFGNTSFKAAGGNIFAHSSTYRIFLRKSNRNRIARMVDSPNHPESEIVFSIDESGITDPQKI
- a CDS encoding precorrin-2 dehydrogenase/sirohydrochlorin ferrochelatase family protein; translated protein: MIVDLNLKDRNVLVIGAGREGAKRIENLCKQGCQIIVLSDVVNDSLYEIECVERYPIIIIRRRIKDMDFLDKFNDIFLILAATNNQSLNKTIVKEAKKRNILSYSIDGSSSGDLFFTSTISFDNVVHIAVSTSGKSPLMSKMIRDKIENNIKNIIGQQDIDNIRIQEFAREQVKKYIKDQHERRNFLYCLVYDKEIQELISKKNIDKVKERIIKALDKWEGNKIR